The Gloeobacter morelensis MG652769 genome contains the following window.
GAAGGCCCCCGGCCGGTAGCGCAGGCAGCGCCCGGTAGCGGTGCGGGCGGTGTAGTGGCGGTCGAGGTGGCGCCCCAATTCGGCGTCGCTCTCGAAGGCTTTGAGGTAATCGAGAAACGCCTTAGCGTAAACTTTGCCCTGGTCGGAGCCGCGCCAGCCTACATCCAGATCAAGCTTGAAGCCGAGCAGCTGGCGCAGCGGCAGCATCGTCTGGGCTACCAGGCCGTAGAAAAAGGGCAGATCGTAATAGTCGTGGTTGCCGGGGATGGGCAAGAAGGGCTGGTTGAAGACCATCCGGTCGTAGGCAATCTGCTCGGGCCGCTCGCCCCCCACCAGAAATTCGCGGTAGGGCTGGATGAAATTTTTGGGGTAGTACTCGTCGGAGCCCACCAGGTACATCACATCGCCCGTGTGCAGGACGAAGCGGCAATCCTCGCGCTGGGTGAGCATCTGCTCGGCGATCTGGCGCTGGGGGTTGTGGCCGCGGTGCGGGCCGGAACCGCTGTCGCCCACCACCAGAAACGAGAATTCCGGTTCCTCCGGCTGCCCGTCGTCGAGCACCAGGGCGGTCTGGTCGATCCCGCGGGCGCGAATCGGAGCCCCCTGCCACTGCACCCGCTTTTTCATCCGGGCAATCTTGTCGGCAATCGGTGGGTCGATGACAAAATCCACGCCTGCCCCCTCACGTCTACTGCACGGTTCAGCCACTCTCTTCAAGCCAAGCACGCCGCTTGCCACCAGCGCTCTACCCGCCGGGTGAGGTCCTAGGCCCCTCAATTCAGTATGACGAAGTTTTGCGCACTTTCATCCTCCACCCGGCGCTGCGCCGGTGGCAGGGAGGGATATGGCCGCTATCCTGGAAAGAAAGTTTACAAAGCACGATGTCCGCCAGCACCCAGCCGTCCACCCTCCCGGTCGAGGCCGCTTTTCGTATCTCGCCCCTTATCCGCTATACCCTGTTCGGGCTGCTGGTGAGTCTGGTACTGCCGCTGCCCTTTTTGCAGGTGAAGCTGGGGTCGCCTGTGCCGCTCTGGGTGACCCTGGCCGGGATCGCCGCCGGATGCGTGGCCCTGGCTGCCGCCCTTTCTCAGCGCGTCCTCACCGACGGGCAGGGCGTGGCGGTGCGTTACGCCCGCTGGGTGCCGGGTTTTGTAGGCCGCTCCTGGCAGATGGCCTGGGAAGAAGTGCGCGAAATCCGCTCCGCGCCCACCAGCCAGGGCGGCCGGGTCCACTATCTGGTCAACGGGCGCGGGGATCGCTATTTGCTGCCGATGCGCATCGCCGGATTCGCCCGTTTTTTGCGCATCCTCGAAGCGCGCACCGGCCTGGATACCAGCCGCGTCAAGCCCCTCGCCCAACCGTGGATGTACCTGGCGCTGCTGGTGTGCGTGGTGCTGATGTTCGGTGCGGACCTGTTCATCCTCGCGGCGGCTTTCGCGGGTAGTCCTTAGAGCGGGGATGGTCGCGACTGCAGAAGCGAAACAATCCGGCGCCCATCGGGAGCTGTCGTTCCGCCTGGCTCAGATTTGACGTTCCGCCTCCGTATTAACTAACATGAAGCAGAGAAGCGGGTCGAATCCCCGGACGAGCGCCCAATCGCTCTGAAGCTTTTGAACTTCTGCCGGTCGCAAGACGGCTGGGCCTCACGCTCGCCCACCGGTCACAGGCCCGGGCGACAGAAAAAGTTTCCGGCCATGGATTTGCAGGTCTTCTCCTTGTCACCTACCAGGAGATCTCCATGGCCACTGCATTTTCGGCACTCGGGCTCAGCGAGCCCGTGGTGAAGGCGCTCGACGAACTCGGCTTCGAGCAGCCGACTCCGATTCAACAAAAGAGCATTCCCTTTTTGCTGGACGGCCGCGACCTGCTCGCCCAGGCCCAGACCGGCACCGGCAAGACGGCGGCTTTCGGCCTGCCGCTGGTCGATCGTTCAGACCCCCAGGACGCCCGGGTGCAGGCGCTGGTGCTCGCCCCCACCCGCGAACTGGCCGTGCAGGTGTGCGAAGCCATTCATACCTACAGCAAGCACTCGGGTGTGCGGGTGCTGCCCATCTACGGCGGCCAGCCCATCGACCGCCAGATGCGCCGTCTGCGGGCCGGTGCGCAGATCGTGGTGGGTACTCCCGGGCGGGTGCTCGATCTGATGCGCCGCAGCAGTCTCGATCTGACCGCACTGCGCACGCTGGTGCTCGACGAAGCCGACCAGATGCTGGATATGGGCTTTATCGAGGAAGTCCAGACCATTCTTGATGCGGCTCCCCCGGAGCGGCAACTGGTCTTCTTCTCAGCGACGCTGCCTGCCAGTATCCGCAAACTCGCCGCCCGCCACCTGCGCACGCCGATGACGCTCACCATGCCCGCCGAGGAGCGCGATACCCCAGCCATCGCCCAGCGGGTCTACTTCGTCAACTTCAAAAACCGCGCCCAGGCTCTCACCCGCGTGCTCGCGGCCGAAGATCCGGCCTCGGCCTTGATTTTTACCCGCACCAAACAGGCGGCGGACGAACTGGCCGAGCAACTGCAGGACGACGGCCACCGCGCCGAGGCCCTGCACGGGGATCTCAACCAGAGTGCGCGCGAGGCGGTGCTGGGCCGCTTTCGCCGCCAGCAGCTCAACGTGGTGGTGGCGACCGATGTTGCCGCCCGCGGCCTCGACATCGCCGATCTCAGCCATGTGATCAACTACGACCTGCCCCAGGACGGCGAATCGTACATCCACCGCATCGGCCGCACCGGCCGGGCGGGGCGCAGCGGGGTCGCCATCAGCTTCGCTCTGCCCACCGACCGCTACCGTTTGCGGCTGATCGAACGGGCGACCGGTTCGACGCTCGTTCCAGCCAAAATTCCCTCGGCGGGAGAAATCCAGGTGCGGCGCACCGAACGCCTCGTCGAGCAGTTGCGCAGGCAGTTGCAGGCGGACGAGAGTGATCCGAATCTTGTACTTTACCGCGAGGTCGTGGGGCAGTTGCGCGAGGAATTCGACTTGGGCGATATTGCCGCCACGTTCCTCAAACTCGCCCAGCAACGGCCCGGCAGTACAGGGAGCGGCTGAGGGGCAGACTCCATACTCCGAATGCTGTCGGCTGCAGGAGATCAGGGGCGTTCTCGCAGATCCTGGCCCCCGCGGGCCGCAGGGTCGGCTGGTAGGCTTTTGGGCAATCGGATCAATTGTTCCGTAGCCTCTCTGGTCCGCACCCTGCGATAGAAGAGGCACAGAAAGTGCACTCGCTCCGTAGACTGCTCATCGCGTCGGCGCAGCGTTCCGGGTGCGGGTAGAGCGCACTATACTGCCGCTGGAGCAACGGCCCCGACCCAGGAGGTACAATCGCTGCATGGAAATGCAAAGCGACATGCTGTCTGCCTACGACCAAGACTTTCACGCCTGGGCTACTGAGCAGGCGGGGTTGGTTCGTTCGGGAAGGCTTACGCAACTGGACCAGGAGAACGTCGCCGAGGAGCTGGAAGGCTTGGCCAGAAGAGACCGACGTGAGATTGCAAGCCGACTCGGTGTCTTACTCATGCACTTGCTCAAGTGGGTCTATCAGCCGAAGGCTCGCTCCAACAGCTGGAAGGCGATGATCGTCGAACAGCGTCAGAGTATTTTCAAGCTCGTTGAGGAGAGCCCCAGTCTCAATAGTTACCCCGAGCAGGTTCTCGACAAGGAGTACGCTCTGGCTCGCGACCGTGCCGCGGCTGAGACCGGGCTATCAGTCGAAACGTTTCCAAGATGGCGCCCCTTTTCGATTGAACAGGTCCTCGATTCGGAGTATTTACCCGATGAACCTGGCGGCGAGCGCCTTTTCTAACTGGACTGGATTCGCGATCTCAGACAAGGAGCGAACGCACCCGCACCAGAACGCAGCAAGTTGACGCAGCCAAGCGGCGCGCATCGAATGGGGTGGCATTTGTCGCGAAGGAAATCGACCATGGCTCAGACCTGGTTCTGGACGGCCGTGTTTTTTATGGGGGCAGGCAGCGCCTCCTTCGCCTGGCTGGGCTTCTCGGCGAAGGAGGAGGACAAACCCAGCCACATGAACAGCTTCTTTTTGACTTCCTCTGCGCCTGAAGGCCGCAGATTCCTTCTCGATTCAGCATTGTTGCTTCCTCTTCAGGTGGGTTCCCGCTTCGCTGCCTACTGCCACCGTTGCCGGTGGTCTTATGCTGGCTCCACGGGCATTTAGCCTCTCCCGTAGCCCCTGGGCGAGGATATTCTTGGCCGCATTCTCGTCGCGGTCGTGCTCCACTTGGCACGCCGTTTGTGCCCACCCGCGGCACCGGCTACGAAGTGGGAGCCAAGGCCGATTTGCTGGCGGGCCGTTTGTTCGTCAACCTGGCGCTGTTCAAGATCACAAAAACCAACGTCCTGACGCCCGAGCCCACCAATCCCAGCTTTTCGATCCAGGTGGGCGAGCAGGAGAGCCAGGGCGTCGAGTTCGACATCACAGGCGAGATCCTGCCGGGTTGGAACGTGATTGCTTCCTACGCCTACACAGACGCGAAGATCAGCCGCGACAACACCTTCCCCGTGGGCAACCGCCTGCCCATCGCGCCGCTGCACGGGGGGAGCTTCTGGACGAGCTACCGGGTGCCGGACAGGCCGTTAGAAGGGTGGGGAATTGGAGCGGGGGTGTTCGCGGTGGGCGAACGCTTTGGGGATCTAGCCAATAGCTTTTCTTTGCCCGGCTACACGCGGGTGGACGCGGCGCTGTACTACCGTCGCAGCTGGCTGAACGCGGCCCTCAACTTCAAGAATCTGCTGAATGCCCAGTACATCGAGTCTTCAAGCGGCCGGGCTTTCAATTATCCTGGTGCCCCCTTCACGGTGCAGGGCACCGTTGAGGTGCGCTTTTGACGGCGCGTCCTGTCTCAGCCCGTTGGCTCGCTGTCGAGCCAGTTGTGCAGATCGGCGGCGGAGTCGAAGTCCAGCAAGGCTTCGGCCAAAAGGTCGAGCTGCTCCTCTTTCAACCGTCCAACGCGCTCGTTCACCCCCGGCTCCAGGGGGCCGACCTGCCGGACGAGCAGCCGCAGCACCAGGGACAGAGCCTTCCTGCGTTCGGCCTGCTCGGCGCGCTGGCGCTCCTGCTCGGCGCGCTGGCGCTCCTGCTCGGCGCGCTCGGCAATCTCCACGTAGCTCTCGAACGGCGTACCGTCCGGCCGCCACATCCGCAATTCGCCTTCGGAACTCAACTCGAAGCGCACCCCCAACCCGGGGCTCACCCAACCGGCCACGGGCTCGACGGCCTCCAGCACCCCGCCACGGCGCACGTAGCCGTCCAGAGCACCAGCCTCGGGATCATAAATGTAGTACTCCTCGACACCGAAACGTTGGTAGAAGGCGAACTTGCGCGTCATCTCCCGGACGGTGTTGCCCGGCGAGAGCACCTCGAAGACCACCCGCGGGGGGACACCCGCTTCGAGCCACTGGCGGTAGCTGCCGCGCCTGCCTTTGGGCCGGCCGAAGGCGACCATCGCGTCGGGGGCCTGACGGGTCTTGTTGTCGCCTTCGAGCGGGTACCACAGCAGGTCTCCGGCCACGAAGACGTCGGGATCGGCCGCGAACAGCCATTCCAGGCCCTCTTTGATGTAAACGATCCAGCGGAACTGTTCGGTGTTGTCCGACATCGGCAGGCCATCGGAGTCCGGGTAGACAACGGGTTCTGTGGAGACAACCACGGCGTTCACCTGTGAACCTGTGCTCACCATCCTACTACCGGCGGCGTGAGCGTTGCGGGAACGCCCTTTTTGCCCACCCGCGGCACCGGCTACATGGTGGGGGCCGAGGCCGACCTACTCGCGGGCCGCCTGTTCGCCAACCTGGCGCTATTCGGATCAAAATTGTACGCTCCGCTGCTGCGTTCTCGACGGTGTCGCGGCCGGGAACATCTGGCATTGTGCCGCAACCTCGCTCCAATTTTTCCAGGGCGGGCTTGAACCCGTTCATTCCCTGACCACCAGCACGATCTTGCCGGTGGCGCGACCGGTTTCGCTGTAGGCGTGGGCGGCGGCGGCCTCCGGCAATGGCCAGGTGCGATCGACCACGACCCGCAATTTGCCCTCCTCGAACCAGCGATTGAGAAATTCGAGCTCCCCGCCGTCCGCCCGGGCGGTGATCACCCCCGAGCGCTGCCCCGGCAGGAGATTGCCGAGCACCACCTTTGCCAGCACTTCCGGGGTGGGCAGGGTGGAAATATAGATGCCGTCGTCGGTGAGGATGTCCCGGCACCGGGAAGGGGAAGATTTGCCGACCGTGTCGAAGACGATTTCGTGGCGGACGGTGTCGGTACTCGGATCCTGCCGCTCGTAGTCGATCACCCGTTCGGCCCCCAGAGAACCCACCAGCTCGGCCTTGGAGCCGCTGCAGACCCCCGTCACCTGGGCCCCAAACTGCCGGGCGATCTGGACGGCAAAGGTGCCGACGCCCCCGGCCGCACCGATCACCATCACCCGCATCCCCGCGCGGATGCGGCCGATGTCGCGCAATGCCTGCAGGGCGGTTTGTCCGGTCACCGGCACCGCGGCTGCCTCGATGTAGGAGAGGCTATCCGGCTTGCGGGCGACGGCGGATTGGTCGACGGCGACCGATTCGGCGTAGGAGCCGCCGGGCGGCAAACCCAGATTGGCGTAAACTTCTCGACCGGGATGAACTGCCACCGGGGATCACTGCAAACCAGGAATCAATGCAACCGGACCTGCAATCATCCGGTCGAGCCAGGATTAACTGCAACGGGAGGGTGCTGCCGTTCGTTCACCCCTACTTCCCCTGCGCCACATCCATGATCATCTGCGCCGCCAGGTAGAGCCGCCGCGGGATCGCATCGATCATCACATATTCATCGAAGGTCGTGTGATAGCCGAAGCCCGGTAGCCCGAGCCCTTCGACGACCGGCTTGCCCGACTTCGCCGCAAAGGCGGCATCGGTACCGCCGCCGGTGATCGGCGCGGTCACTAGCGTGTAGCCGAGGTCTTTGTAGATGCTGACCGCCTTGGCGATCAGTGCCTTGCCGCCGGCGTTCGCGGCGAACGCCGGCCGCCCGGCATCGGTGACCACCTCAATCTTGGCTTCGGGCAGCCGCTGCTTCTTCACCCGCGTGTCGAGGTCACGCACCATTGCCTCGTAGAGCGCGTTGGTCGGATAGCGCACGTCGGCCTGCACCACCGCCTTGTCGGGAATGATGTTGCGGACGCCGCCTGCGTTCGCAACCGTCCAGTTAAAGCGCAGTCCGCCCGGCCCCTGGTCGAGATCGAGCGTGCGCAACACCAGGTCGGAGGCTTCGACCTGCGCGTTGACGCCTTGCTCAGGCGCTGCACCGGCATGCGCCGAGCGGCCGGTGACCGTGGCGACCACCGAGCCGACGCCCGAGGTGGCGAAGGTCATGCCCTCGGGCTTGATACTTGTGGGTTCGAACGACAACACCACGTCGCTCTCGCCGGCCAGCTTCTCGATTAGATCGCGCGAGCCGTTCGAGCCCTGCTCCTCGTCGCAGTTGAACAGCACTGTTAGCGTGCCAAATTTGCTGAAGCCGCGTGCCTTCAACAGCTTGAGGCTATGCAGGATCACCGCGATGCCCGATTTGTCGTCGGCGATGCCGGGACCATAGGCCTTGTCGCCTTCGATCCGGAACGGCGCGGTAGCGAGCTTGCCGCGAGTATAGACGGTATCCATGTGTGCCAACAGCAACACGTGCTTGCCTGCGCGGCCCTTCAAGCGCCCGACCACATTGTCGCCGACGACCTTGACGCCCTCGCGCTCCCCCACTGCCGCGCTGCGCTCGACCGTGAAGCCTAGCCCCTTCAGCTCGCCCTCGAGCAGTGTCACCATCTTGGCCAGCCCCGCCACGTCGCCGGTGCCCGACTCGATATTCACCAGCCGTTCGAGCGTGATGATCGTTGCCGACTGTTCGGCAGTGGCGGCGGTGAGCAACTCCTTGTCGATGGCCAGTGCAGGTTGCACAGCGAGCAAGATTAGCGTTGCTGTGGTGAGTAACCCCGATTGCTTGAACATGCCTGGATCTCCCTTGCCGGTGGTTCTCATTTTCATGGCTCGCGTCAGCCTAGCACCAACCCACCTGTAAGAGCCAAACGGCAGGAGCTTCCCGGGCAATCGGAGCGACATTGAGCCAGGATTATGTGACATACTCCCGACACTCATCCTGCGGATAGAGTGCGGGCTTCTCGCTTCATAGTCCAGCGAGTGCTTCGGACTCCACGAGCTTTAAAGACGGGATGACCCTCCGCCTTTTTCAACATGTTCCGACCTGAATTCTCATCCCTATGCAATTCCAAGCGGCAATCGGGGCAAGCATGCCATCTGTCGCTTAGAGTTTTGGGGACATGAGCATCGCAATCGGAACACATTTGCGTCGTACCAGATGGATTCACACCAATCGTTAAGCACCCAGCTTTTTCAGCTTTGTTTGCCAAGATTGTGATGAATGTTCCCCATCCAGCATCCTGCACAGATTTGGCAAGACGAGTTCTCGCCAAACCTTTAATGTTTAAGTTCTCATGAGCAATAACCTCGTATTTTCGCAACAGTAAAACTGCTGTCTTGTGATGAAACTCTTTCCTTTGCCTTGCTATCTTGGCGTGAAGCTTGGCAACTTTGCGAACCTGTTTAGCTCTACGTTTACTGGCTTTGTTCTTTTTATGCGCGAGCTTGCGCTGTTCTTTTGCCAATCGCTTTTGGGCTTTACGATAGTATTGGGGGATGGGAACATGTAGACCATCGCCAGTCACGAGAAAATCTTTTAAGCCGAGGTCAATCCCTACAGACTTCTCAATATCAATGTTGGGGTTAATGGTTGGAACAGACTCATCAACCAGGCTGAAAGTGATGTACCAGTCATCTGCTTTCTTACTGATAATGGCAGTTTTAACATCAAAACCTTCAGGCAATGGGCGATGTTGAATGAATTTGATAGTACCTAGTTTAGGCAAGCTTACTTGGTTACCCACAATCCAATCATTCTCAGCTTGGGTATAAATGAAGGAGTGGTAGCGGCCTTTTCCTTTGAATCTAGGCTTCCCGCTACGCTTGCCATTACTGTCACCCTTAAGATAACGGTCAAAGGCAAGCCCTACTCGCCTGACCATATCCTGAAGCACTTGCGAGTGCATCGCTTTGTACCAAGAACGTTCTTTCTTGAGTGCCACGAGAGAACGTTTCTGGTTGTAATAATTAGGCTGTTCTTTGGGTGGGGTGATACTTGAGACGAGTGGACAGGCATTAACTGGGCAGCGATGAAGTTCCCACCAATCGAAGCGTTCGGCCAGTAGCCAGTTGTACTGAGAGCGCAGCATGTCTAGCCAGTGATTCAAGTTTTGCATCTGGGCGGCAGTGGGGCGCAATCGGTACTGGTAAGCCAATCTCATTTCTGGATTATACCATCAACGTAGGTAGAAAATGCTACGCTGATTATATGAAAAACGATTTTATTTCTAGCGGTCGATGCGTGTCAGACATGAAAGCCCACTTGGTTCTCACTACAAAATATCGCCGTGGAGTGCTTTCAGGTGCAATACTTGCCCGGCCAGGTGAAATCATGAGTGACTTATGTGAAAAGTGGGATTGTAAATTGATTGAGTTGAATGGCGAGGATAATCATGTCCATTTGCTTTTTCAATACTTGCCGCAGATGGAGTTGCCCAAGTTCATCGGCAATCTTAAATCCGTAACCAGTCGTAGGATTCGTACAGAATTTGCGGACGCTATCGAAAAGGTTTATTGGAAGAATGTGCTTTGGAATGAATCTTACTTCATTGCATCTTGTGGCGGAGTAACAGTTTCAATTCTTCGTAAATATATTGAAGGACAGGATGCACCTGATTAAAATCCTTGCAGTCAAGGATGCGATTCATCCCGACACTGGGCTGCGCTACAGTGCGGGGCTTCTCGCATAGGAGCTAATTCTGGCCGAGACGGACGATTGCCGGTTCGGTTGCATTGATTCCTGGTTTGCAGTGATCCCCGATTGCAGTTCATCCCGGTCGAGAAGCGCCTTATTGCAGGTTTGGGCCTCTACTATTGTTCAAGGGGTGACAGAGTAGCTCACAAACCGGACTGGACAAGCATTCCAGGCATCGCTACATAGGAAAATGGACTTGGGATGTCGCCCAAGTCCATCCAAAAAAACAATGATGCCTGCATTCTACCAGACCTTCTTCGCACACCTGCTCACTGCGCGACAGTCTCTGTTTTTGCATTTGCTTGTCGCCACTTTGCAAACCCACAAACAGCTCGCCTTGGGCAAACTCTCCCAGGCACTGCCGCTGCCGATCACTGCCGACAGTCGCAAGCGCGCTCTCCAACGCTTTCTCACCCTCGACAAACTCAATATTTTCGAGGCTTGGTTCCCATTGGTTTTGTACCTGGTACTGACCCACTTTTCCAAGACAACCACACTCAAACTGGCGATCGACCGCACCGACTGGTGGCACTACAACGTGCTGACAGTGGCCCTGGTGTGGCATAGACATGCCTTGCCACTCAATTGGACCTTGCTCGACCATCCTGGCAACAGTAACCTCGAAGACCAACAACTGTTACTCTCACCGGTTCTGTCTCTACTTTCTGCCTATCGCGTCGTGGTGTTGGGGGACAGAGAGTTTTGCAGTGTCAAGCTGGCCAATTGGTTGCGCAGTCGAAAGGCCGGCTTTTGCTTGAGATTAAAAATCAGTGAATATATTCGACAACAAGGTGCAGACTTTCGCTCGCTAAAGTCTTTGGAACTACAACCTGGAATGTCGATGTTTCTTGGCGGAGTGCGCGTCACCAAAAATCGTAAAAACAAGGGATTCGAGCCGTTCAATATTGCTTGTATCTGGAAACGAAAAATCCGGAATATGCAACCGGGTGAAGGCTGGTATATTTTGACAGACCGGCCAAAGTTACACGAAGCACTTGAGCTGTATGCTGACCGTTGGGGAATCGAAGTTTGGCACAAAGACGTCAAATCCTGTGGCTACCATCTTGAAGAAGTACGCGTCAGTCAGGAACGGATGATGCGGGTACTGTTGTTAGCATCGATTGCCTGGAGTGCAGCGATGCTCAACGGTCTGCAACTGGAGCGAATAGGGGTGGACAAGTACACCGGCAGGGTTCAAGAAAAGCAGCGACGCTTGCGGCGTCACAGCCCTTTTCGGGTTGGCCAGTACGCTTGGCACTGGGCACAGGCGGTGCTGGGTTTGGGTGACTGGCTCGACAATTTGATAGACACCTGTAGGAACAAAGCCCGGGACTATCGACGCGGGTTGCGGGCTGCAAGGTTGATGCTGAGCGTCACGTAGCCTTGTCTGTCACCCCTTGAACTACTATTGCAAGCTCTTACAGCTATATCTCTCCCTGGAAGGCAATTTCCGCCAATCTTTGCCTGAACCTGGTTCTTGTCTGCAGCTCGGCGAGGTTGTAGCACTCGATGCGCTGCACTTGTGCCAGGGCGAGGATGGTTCTCGCGGAGCCCTGGATCTTGCCGTCGCCGTCTTCGGGTACGAAGCAGATCACATAAGCGCTCGGGCTGTCGAGATCTTCCCCGAGCAGCTGAAACACCCGCCGGGTGTGCGCCCGCCTCTGAAAATTGTTGTAGCTTTTCCAGTGGGGGTGAACCGAGGCCGCCAGCCGTGTCGCCCTGGCGATCGTCTCGGGGTCGCAGACCACCAGCCCGTCTTGATAGCCCCCGGCCCCGGAGTGGGGCACATAGATTCGGCGGCTCTCCGCCGCTGCGGCCGTGGCAAAGGCGGCGTCCGTTCCCTTGTCGTGCCCGGTGCGCACAACCATACCCTGGCCCGCCAGGTGCTGCGCCACCAGAATCACCAACGCAGCGACGTCGGGCGGCGGCTCGGTCGAGCCGACGCCTGTGTAAAAGCGATTGACAGTGAGCAGGTTCACCGCCTGGTGCTGCTTGCCGGCGGTCATGGCTGTCCGGTCATCGACATCCTGGTCTGCGCATAAGTGGTGCTCGACCCGGGCGTCGCTGTCGGCGGAGTCTGCATCGCTACTATTTCCCTCGTTCCGGCGTACCTCGGTCATGATCCTCAAATCGCCGTGCCCGACCGCGATTGCCTAAAGGTTGGGGATATATTCAAGTCAGTATCTTATCCCGGCCATAGCCCAAGACTGAAGACTGCTTCATGGCGAGCTTTCTACGGGAGCGAGTCAATTTCACCTCCCGCCGGAGCGCTAGGCTGGTCGGGTTGGCAGGAGAACCCCGATGCACCCGGATGCGCTGCTGTTTTTTGAACAGGACTTCTGGCCCACACTCGACTGCATGCCGATGGGAGTGCGCTACAAGCTCGATCTGTGCGCCACCAAAGTGAGCCTGCGCCACTGGCAGCTCCTCGCAACCGCCGAGCGCGAGGAACTGATCGCCCTGGCCTGCGAAAATGGGGAGCAAGTCGACCGTTATCGCGAACGGCTGGGCGCGTTGGCCCGTCAGTACGACTTTGCCCTGGTGCCCATCGATCCCGACCCGGCTCCCTGGCAGGCCGAGGTACCCCGCCTCGCGATGGAAGCGCCCCTTTGGCGGGCGATGAACCCCTTTGAGCGCTTCGTCTGCCTCAAAGCCCAGGCTTCAAGCAAACACGCCGAGTTGCTTCCCCG
Protein-coding sequences here:
- a CDS encoding DEAD/DEAH box helicase: MATAFSALGLSEPVVKALDELGFEQPTPIQQKSIPFLLDGRDLLAQAQTGTGKTAAFGLPLVDRSDPQDARVQALVLAPTRELAVQVCEAIHTYSKHSGVRVLPIYGGQPIDRQMRRLRAGAQIVVGTPGRVLDLMRRSSLDLTALRTLVLDEADQMLDMGFIEEVQTILDAAPPERQLVFFSATLPASIRKLAARHLRTPMTLTMPAEERDTPAIAQRVYFVNFKNRAQALTRVLAAEDPASALIFTRTKQAADELAEQLQDDGHRAEALHGDLNQSAREAVLGRFRRQQLNVVVATDVAARGLDIADLSHVINYDLPQDGESYIHRIGRTGRAGRSGVAISFALPTDRYRLRLIERATGSTLVPAKIPSAGEIQVRRTERLVEQLRRQLQADESDPNLVLYREVVGQLREEFDLGDIAATFLKLAQQRPGSTGSG
- a CDS encoding DUF29 domain-containing protein, which encodes MEMQSDMLSAYDQDFHAWATEQAGLVRSGRLTQLDQENVAEELEGLARRDRREIASRLGVLLMHLLKWVYQPKARSNSWKAMIVEQRQSIFKLVEESPSLNSYPEQVLDKEYALARDRAAAETGLSVETFPRWRPFSIEQVLDSEYLPDEPGGERLF
- a CDS encoding TonB-dependent siderophore receptor — protein: MVLCWLHGHLASPVAPGRGYSWPHSRRGRAPLGTPFVPTRGTGYEVGAKADLLAGRLFVNLALFKITKTNVLTPEPTNPSFSIQVGEQESQGVEFDITGEILPGWNVIASYAYTDAKISRDNTFPVGNRLPIAPLHGGSFWTSYRVPDRPLEGWGIGAGVFAVGERFGDLANSFSLPGYTRVDAALYYRRSWLNAALNFKNLLNAQYIESSSGRAFNYPGAPFTVQGTVEVRF
- a CDS encoding Uma2 family endonuclease, with translation MVSTGSQVNAVVVSTEPVVYPDSDGLPMSDNTEQFRWIVYIKEGLEWLFAADPDVFVAGDLLWYPLEGDNKTRQAPDAMVAFGRPKGRRGSYRQWLEAGVPPRVVFEVLSPGNTVREMTRKFAFYQRFGVEEYYIYDPEAGALDGYVRRGGVLEAVEPVAGWVSPGLGVRFELSSEGELRMWRPDGTPFESYVEIAERAEQERQRAEQERQRAEQAERRKALSLVLRLLVRQVGPLEPGVNERVGRLKEEQLDLLAEALLDFDSAADLHNWLDSEPTG
- a CDS encoding NAD(P)-dependent alcohol dehydrogenase — encoded protein: MAVHPGREVYANLGLPPGGSYAESVAVDQSAVARKPDSLSYIEAAAVPVTGQTALQALRDIGRIRAGMRVMVIGAAGGVGTFAVQIARQFGAQVTGVCSGSKAELVGSLGAERVIDYERQDPSTDTVRHEIVFDTVGKSSPSRCRDILTDDGIYISTLPTPEVLAKVVLGNLLPGQRSGVITARADGGELEFLNRWFEEGKLRVVVDRTWPLPEAAAAHAYSETGRATGKIVLVVRE
- a CDS encoding glutamate carboxypeptidase yields the protein MFKQSGLLTTATLILLAVQPALAIDKELLTAATAEQSATIITLERLVNIESGTGDVAGLAKMVTLLEGELKGLGFTVERSAAVGEREGVKVVGDNVVGRLKGRAGKHVLLLAHMDTVYTRGKLATAPFRIEGDKAYGPGIADDKSGIAVILHSLKLLKARGFSKFGTLTVLFNCDEEQGSNGSRDLIEKLAGESDVVLSFEPTSIKPEGMTFATSGVGSVVATVTGRSAHAGAAPEQGVNAQVEASDLVLRTLDLDQGPGGLRFNWTVANAGGVRNIIPDKAVVQADVRYPTNALYEAMVRDLDTRVKKQRLPEAKIEVVTDAGRPAFAANAGGKALIAKAVSIYKDLGYTLVTAPITGGGTDAAFAAKSGKPVVEGLGLPGFGYHTTFDEYVMIDAIPRRLYLAAQMIMDVAQGK
- a CDS encoding RNA-guided endonuclease InsQ/TnpB family protein, which translates into the protein MRLAYQYRLRPTAAQMQNLNHWLDMLRSQYNWLLAERFDWWELHRCPVNACPLVSSITPPKEQPNYYNQKRSLVALKKERSWYKAMHSQVLQDMVRRVGLAFDRYLKGDSNGKRSGKPRFKGKGRYHSFIYTQAENDWIVGNQVSLPKLGTIKFIQHRPLPEGFDVKTAIISKKADDWYITFSLVDESVPTINPNIDIEKSVGIDLGLKDFLVTGDGLHVPIPQYYRKAQKRLAKEQRKLAHKKNKASKRRAKQVRKVAKLHAKIARQRKEFHHKTAVLLLRKYEVIAHENLNIKGLARTRLAKSVQDAGWGTFITILANKAEKAGCLTIGVNPSGTTQMCSDCDAHVPKTLSDRWHACPDCRLELHRDENSGRNMLKKAEGHPVFKARGVRSTRWTMKREARTLSAG
- the tnpA gene encoding IS200/IS605 family transposase; the protein is MKNDFISSGRCVSDMKAHLVLTTKYRRGVLSGAILARPGEIMSDLCEKWDCKLIELNGEDNHVHLLFQYLPQMELPKFIGNLKSVTSRRIRTEFADAIEKVYWKNVLWNESYFIASCGGVTVSILRKYIEGQDAPD
- a CDS encoding IS4 family transposase translates to MMPAFYQTFFAHLLTARQSLFLHLLVATLQTHKQLALGKLSQALPLPITADSRKRALQRFLTLDKLNIFEAWFPLVLYLVLTHFSKTTTLKLAIDRTDWWHYNVLTVALVWHRHALPLNWTLLDHPGNSNLEDQQLLLSPVLSLLSAYRVVVLGDREFCSVKLANWLRSRKAGFCLRLKISEYIRQQGADFRSLKSLELQPGMSMFLGGVRVTKNRKNKGFEPFNIACIWKRKIRNMQPGEGWYILTDRPKLHEALELYADRWGIEVWHKDVKSCGYHLEEVRVSQERMMRVLLLASIAWSAAMLNGLQLERIGVDKYTGRVQEKQRRLRRHSPFRVGQYAWHWAQAVLGLGDWLDNLIDTCRNKARDYRRGLRAARLMLSVT
- a CDS encoding nitrate reductase associated protein, whose product is MHPDALLFFEQDFWPTLDCMPMGVRYKLDLCATKVSLRHWQLLATAEREELIALACENGEQVDRYRERLGALARQYDFALVPIDPDPAPWQAEVPRLAMEAPLWRAMNPFERFVCLKAQASSKHAELLPRVLALLKERYPIPAGRPGGEAR